CGGCCAGGGTCTTCATGCGCGCCCGGGCCGAGGCCATCAGGTCGGACGCTGCCAGGGGCTGTGGGTGCGTTTCACTCACGCTGCGCAGCTTACCGTGTTCCCTGCGGGGCCGCGCGCTTGGCGCTGGTTCGGGAGGATGGGGGCGCACGCCGACCAAGCGCAGGCGGGCCTCACCCTGTTCCGGTGCAGCCCGCCTGCGGCCTGAAGCCCCTAAGTCCCTCCCCCAGGCCAACGGTTCAGAAGGGCGCAGAAACGTGTCCATTCCCAGTGCGAGGCACTTTGCTTCACCACTCGCTCTGCGGCGCCGCTGTTCCAGCCCGCTCGGTTGATCGGGGGCTTGGCAGCGAGCGACTTAAGTCGCTCGCTGTTGATCTTTAGATCAACCGAGCGGAGCGAGTATCGAAAAAAGGACGTTGCACCGGGAGTGGAGACTTTGCGGTGCTCTCCTGCAAAGTAACGTGAGGTGCAACGTCCTTAGCTGTGCGCTTTCAGCGTGGCCACCAGGGCCACGTATTCCCGCTGTGCGTCGTCCTGACCCAGGCCTTTCAGCGCGGCCCAGGCGTCATACTTGGCACCGCCCACAAAGTCAAAGCCCCCCGGGCGCGCGCCCGTCACGTCTCCCTGGCTGCCCTGCTTGTACAGGGCATACAGCTTCAGAAGTACGTCGTTACCGGGTTTGCGGCTGAGGGTCTGCACGTCCTGCTGGGCCTGTTCAAAGGCCGTTTTGTCTGGTGCGGTCATGTGTGGCAGTGTACCCGGTTCAAGCTTCGGGCTCTGGCGATACCCAGGGTAAAAAGAGAAGCGCCCCCAGTTTCCTGGGGGCGCTGAAGATGCAGAGACAGAAGAAGAGGTACCGATAGAAAGGAGGTGATCCAACCGCACCTTCCGGTACAGTTACCTTGTTACGACTTCACCCCAGTCATGCGCCACAGCCTAGACGCCTGCCGTCAGGCTCCCGGCGGTTTCAGCTGCAACG
This genomic window from Deinococcus arcticus contains:
- a CDS encoding acyl-CoA-binding protein is translated as MTAPDKTAFEQAQQDVQTLSRKPGNDVLLKLYALYKQGSQGDVTGARPGGFDFVGGAKYDAWAALKGLGQDDAQREYVALVATLKAHS